The following coding sequences lie in one Rutidosis leptorrhynchoides isolate AG116_Rl617_1_P2 chromosome 6, CSIRO_AGI_Rlap_v1, whole genome shotgun sequence genomic window:
- the LOC139853194 gene encoding protein RGF1 INDUCIBLE TRANSCRIPTION FACTOR 1-like — protein sequence MGAGGSDEEEYKWPPWLKPLLSETFFVQCKLHADSHKSECNMYCLDCVNGSLCSLCLNHHQDHRAIQIRRSSYHDVIRVSEIQKFLDITSVQTYVINSAKVVFLNERPQPRPGKGVTNTCEVCDRSLLDSFRFCSLGCKIVGTSKNFERNRKISPDKKHIITTVSDSDESYSSGSHLRRRNNHNNTGSQSFFPSTPPPTAASFRTAKRRKGIPHRAPMGGLSIEC from the exons ATG GGTGCAGGAGGGTCTGATGAAGAAGAATACAAATGGCCACCATGGTTGAAACCTTTACTTTCTGAAACTTTTTTTGTTCAATGTAAATTACATGCTGATTCACATAAGTCTGAATGTAATATGTACTGTTTGGATTGTGTCAATGGTTCTTTATGTTCTCTTTGTCTCAATCACCATCAGGACCACCGTGCCATTCAG ATACGGAGGTCATCATATCATGATGTGATTAGAGTTTCAGAAATCCAAAAGTTTTTAGACATAACTTCAGTACAGACTTATGTTATCAACAGTGCAAAAGTTGTGTTCTTGAATGAACGGCCACAACCAAGGCCAGGTAAAGGTGTTACAAATACCTGCGAAGTATGTGATCGTAGCCTTCTTGATTCCTTCAGATTTTGCTCACTTGGATGCAAG ATTGTTGGGACATCCAAGAATTTCGAAAGGAATAGGAAAATTTCGCCTGataaaaagcatataataacgacaGTATCGGATTCTGATGAATCATACAGTAGTGGCAGCCATCTTCGACGacgaaacaatcacaataacactGGATCTCAAAGTTTCTTTCCTTCAACGCCACCACCAACCGCGGCAAGCTTTAGAACAGCCAAGAGGAGGAAGGGTATACCCCATAGGGCACCAATGGGAGGACTAAGTATAGAATGTTAA